A window from Exiguobacterium marinum DSM 16307 encodes these proteins:
- the mdh gene encoding malate dehydrogenase, protein MIRRNKISVIGSGFTGATTALYLAQRELGNVVLLDMEEKVGPTKGKALDMQETAPIQGFDAWVTGTSDYADTADSDVVVITAGIARKPGMSRDDLVATNANVMRSVVKEIAIHSPEAILIVLTNPVDAMTYAAFKESGFPKERVIGQSGVLDTARFRTFVAQELNVSVKDVSGFVLGGHGDDMVPLVRYSYAGGIPLEKLISDERIEQIVERTRKGGGEIVQLLGDGSAYYAPAAAIVEMVEAIVKDQRRILPAIAYLEGEYGFNDLYLGVPTILGKHGIEQVLELELTDEEKAALSKSADSVRSVLGVL, encoded by the coding sequence ATGATTCGTCGTAACAAAATTTCTGTAATTGGAAGTGGCTTCACCGGTGCTACTACTGCACTGTACTTGGCTCAGCGCGAGCTAGGGAATGTCGTTCTGCTCGATATGGAAGAAAAAGTTGGACCGACGAAAGGAAAAGCGCTCGACATGCAAGAAACGGCTCCGATTCAAGGGTTTGATGCTTGGGTCACAGGGACATCAGATTACGCCGATACGGCCGATTCAGACGTGGTCGTGATTACTGCAGGGATTGCCCGCAAACCAGGGATGAGCCGGGACGACCTCGTCGCAACGAACGCAAACGTCATGCGCTCGGTTGTGAAAGAGATTGCCATCCATTCTCCAGAAGCCATTCTGATTGTTCTGACCAATCCCGTCGATGCGATGACGTATGCTGCGTTTAAAGAGTCGGGGTTCCCGAAAGAACGTGTCATCGGACAATCTGGGGTTCTGGATACGGCTCGTTTCCGTACATTTGTAGCACAAGAGTTAAACGTATCCGTCAAAGATGTATCGGGGTTCGTTCTCGGAGGACATGGGGACGATATGGTTCCTCTTGTACGCTACTCATACGCTGGGGGAATCCCGCTCGAAAAACTCATCTCAGATGAACGAATCGAGCAAATTGTGGAGCGAACGCGCAAAGGCGGTGGCGAGATCGTCCAACTATTGGGGGATGGCTCGGCGTATTATGCGCCAGCTGCTGCTATCGTGGAGATGGTCGAAGCGATTGTGAAAGATCAGCGTCGGATTTTACCTGCCATAGCATACCTTGAAGGGGAGTACGGATTCAATGACTTGTATCTTGGTGTCCCGACGATTCTTGGTAAACATGGAATTGAGCAAGTGCTTGAGCTCGAATTGACAGATGAAGAAAAAGCAGCACTTTCGAAGTCTGCTGACTCTGTCCGCTCGGTATTAGGCGTCTTATAA
- a CDS encoding response regulator transcription factor encodes MADKVIVVDDEVSIATLLKFNLEQAGFEVETAHDGKTGLELAEKKDAVLIVLDLMLPEMDGLEVCKRLRQQKVNTPILMLTAKDDEFDKVLGLELGADDYLTKPFSPREVVARVKAILRRSGPQEAVVEEDVIQIGDVKIVASNYEVFKQGERLELTPKEFELLAYLAKNKGRVLTRDQLLSAIWNYDFVGDTRIVDVHISHLREKIEPVTKKPTYIKTIRGLGYKMEEPISE; translated from the coding sequence GTGGCTGATAAAGTAATTGTTGTCGACGATGAAGTATCAATCGCGACGTTATTAAAATTTAATTTAGAACAAGCTGGCTTTGAAGTAGAAACGGCACATGATGGAAAAACCGGGTTGGAACTGGCTGAAAAAAAGGACGCCGTGCTCATTGTGCTCGATTTGATGCTCCCAGAAATGGACGGACTTGAAGTTTGCAAGCGACTTCGACAACAAAAAGTCAATACACCTATTTTGATGCTGACGGCAAAGGACGATGAATTTGATAAAGTCCTCGGTCTTGAGCTTGGCGCAGACGATTATTTAACAAAACCGTTTAGCCCACGTGAAGTGGTCGCCCGTGTCAAAGCGATTTTACGACGTTCAGGCCCACAAGAGGCGGTTGTTGAAGAGGATGTCATCCAAATCGGTGACGTTAAAATCGTAGCTTCAAACTACGAAGTGTTCAAACAAGGAGAACGACTCGAATTGACGCCGAAAGAGTTTGAACTGTTAGCCTATCTGGCAAAAAACAAGGGTCGTGTGCTGACACGGGACCAATTACTATCGGCCATTTGGAATTATGACTTTGTCGGTGACACGCGGATCGTCGACGTCCATATTAGTCACCTTCGTGAAAAAATTGAACCAGTGACCAAGAAACCAACCTACATTAAAACGATTCGCGGACTCGGGTATAAGATGGAGGAGCCGATTTCGGAATGA
- the icd gene encoding NADP-dependent isocitrate dehydrogenase, whose translation MTQGQKITVENGVLNVPNVPTVPFIIGDGTGPDIWNAAVRVFDAAVEKAYGGDKKIEWMEVYAGEKAYNEKGEWLPTETLDQIREYLIAIKGPLTTPVGGGIRSLNVALRQELDLYTCLRPVRYFTGVPSPVKRPEDTDMVIFRENTEDIYAGIEYASGSDEVKKLINFLQDEMNVNKIRFPETSGIGIKPVSSEGTERLVRAAIEYAIANDRKSVTLVHKGNIMKFTEGAFKNWGYALAEAEYGDKVFTWAQYDRIKEESGEAAANEAQSKAEAEGKIIVKDSIADIFLQQILTRPREFDVVATMNLNGDYISDALAAQVGGIGIAPGANINYITGHAIFEATHGTAPKYAGLDKVNPSSVILSGEMMLRHMNWNEAADLITRSMEKTIASKVVTYDFARLMDGATEVKCSEFADELIKNM comes from the coding sequence TTGACACAAGGACAAAAGATTACAGTTGAAAACGGTGTATTGAACGTACCAAACGTACCGACCGTACCATTTATTATCGGTGACGGCACGGGCCCTGACATTTGGAATGCGGCTGTTCGTGTATTTGACGCTGCAGTTGAAAAAGCATACGGCGGCGACAAGAAAATCGAATGGATGGAAGTATACGCTGGTGAGAAAGCATATAACGAAAAAGGCGAATGGCTTCCGACAGAGACACTCGATCAAATCCGCGAGTACTTGATTGCGATCAAAGGACCACTCACGACACCAGTCGGTGGTGGGATTCGGTCATTGAACGTTGCGCTTCGTCAAGAACTTGACTTGTATACTTGCCTTCGTCCAGTTCGTTACTTCACAGGTGTTCCATCACCAGTAAAACGTCCTGAAGATACAGACATGGTCATCTTCCGTGAGAACACAGAAGATATTTACGCGGGAATCGAATACGCTTCAGGAAGCGATGAAGTGAAAAAGCTCATCAACTTCTTGCAAGATGAGATGAACGTCAATAAAATTCGTTTCCCAGAGACATCAGGGATTGGCATCAAGCCGGTTTCTTCTGAAGGAACAGAACGTTTAGTCCGTGCTGCAATCGAGTATGCGATTGCGAACGACCGTAAATCCGTTACACTCGTTCACAAAGGGAACATCATGAAGTTCACAGAAGGCGCATTTAAAAACTGGGGCTATGCTCTTGCTGAAGCGGAGTACGGCGACAAAGTCTTCACATGGGCACAATACGACCGCATTAAAGAAGAGTCTGGTGAAGCGGCTGCGAACGAAGCACAATCAAAAGCAGAAGCTGAAGGGAAAATCATCGTCAAAGATTCAATCGCTGATATCTTCCTTCAACAAATCTTGACACGACCACGTGAGTTCGATGTCGTTGCGACGATGAACTTGAACGGTGACTACATTTCAGATGCCCTTGCTGCACAAGTGGGTGGAATCGGGATTGCACCTGGTGCGAATATCAACTACATCACAGGACATGCAATCTTCGAAGCGACACATGGTACGGCTCCGAAATATGCAGGTCTTGATAAAGTAAACCCATCGTCAGTCATCCTTTCTGGTGAGATGATGCTCCGTCACATGAACTGGAACGAGGCGGCTGATCTCATCACCCGTTCGATGGAGAAAACAATTGCTTCGAAAGTCGTCACGTATGATTTTGCTCGTCTCATGGACGGAGCGACAGAAGTGAAGTGTTCTGAGTTCGCTGATGAATTAATCAAAAACATGTAA